The following proteins are co-located in the Terriglobia bacterium genome:
- the murC gene encoding UDP-N-acetylmuramate--L-alanine ligase — MFKKIQRIHFVGIGGIGMSGIAELLLNLGYQVSGSDIKPSPITQRLSALGGKIFAAHAAENVRDANVVVTSSAVRPENVEVVEAKKLQIPVIPRAEMLAELMRLKYGVAIAGSHGKTSTTSMIATVLVRGGYDPTVVIGGRLNALGSNAKLGKGEFLVAEADESDGSFLKLSPTLAVVTNIDREHLDHYAGLAEIEAAFTAFVNKVPFYGAAVLCLDDPNVQAIIPRVERRILTYGTSKQADLVASHIEFRSFGCCYQVQFHGNSLGAVSLKVPGQHSVLNSLAAIAIGLELDIPVEKVKAALRDFQNADRRFQIKGEARGVLIVDDYGHHPTEIKATLSAARSASDRRIVAVFQPHRYTRTCALEEEFARAFYHADVVIVLPIYAAGEDVIAGVTAEKLAGLIKDHGHRDVTYASDFSAALQVLREKLQQGDLLLTLGAGDVWKIGEEWLAASIA, encoded by the coding sequence ATGTTTAAGAAGATACAGCGTATCCATTTCGTGGGCATTGGCGGCATCGGCATGAGTGGCATCGCCGAGCTGTTGCTCAATCTCGGATACCAGGTCTCCGGCTCCGACATCAAGCCCAGCCCCATTACTCAGCGACTGTCGGCTCTGGGCGGGAAGATCTTCGCGGCCCACGCCGCCGAGAACGTGCGCGACGCCAACGTGGTCGTCACTTCCTCAGCGGTGCGGCCGGAAAACGTCGAGGTCGTGGAGGCCAAGAAACTCCAGATTCCTGTGATTCCGCGGGCGGAGATGCTGGCCGAGCTCATGCGGCTGAAATACGGAGTGGCAATCGCCGGGTCCCATGGAAAGACCAGCACGACCTCGATGATCGCGACTGTGCTGGTGCGCGGGGGCTACGATCCCACAGTGGTTATTGGCGGCAGGCTCAACGCGCTCGGCAGCAACGCCAAGCTGGGCAAGGGCGAGTTTCTGGTCGCCGAGGCCGACGAAAGCGACGGGTCCTTCCTCAAGCTCAGCCCCACGCTGGCCGTGGTGACCAACATCGACCGCGAGCACCTGGACCACTACGCCGGCCTGGCGGAAATCGAGGCTGCTTTCACGGCGTTCGTCAACAAGGTCCCCTTCTATGGCGCCGCCGTGCTGTGCCTCGACGACCCGAACGTGCAGGCGATCATCCCTCGCGTCGAGAGGCGCATTCTCACATACGGTACCAGCAAGCAGGCCGACCTGGTCGCCTCACACATCGAATTCCGGAGTTTCGGCTGTTGCTATCAAGTGCAGTTCCACGGCAATTCGCTCGGCGCCGTGTCGCTAAAGGTGCCCGGGCAGCACAGCGTGCTCAACTCGCTCGCTGCCATTGCGATCGGCCTGGAGCTCGATATCCCTGTGGAGAAGGTCAAGGCGGCCTTGCGCGATTTCCAGAATGCCGATCGTCGTTTCCAGATCAAGGGCGAAGCCCGAGGGGTCCTGATCGTGGACGACTACGGGCACCATCCGACAGAAATCAAGGCAACGCTGAGTGCCGCGCGCAGCGCATCCGACCGGCGTATCGTAGCCGTGTTCCAGCCCCACCGCTATACGCGCACATGCGCACTGGAAGAGGAGTTTGCACGCGCCTTCTACCACGCCGACGTGGTCATCGTGCTGCCGATCTACGCGGCCGGTGAGGATGTCATCGCAGGGGTGACCGCCGAGAAGCTGGCGGGATTGATCAAAGACCACGGCCATCGCGACGTGACTTACGCGTCTGACTTCTCCGCTGCGCTACAGGTGCTGCGGGAAAAGCTCCAGCAGGGGGATCTCCTGCTCACTTTGGGCGCCGGTGACGTATGGAAGATTGGAGAAGAGTGGCTTGCAGCAAGCATTGCCTAG
- a CDS encoding FtsQ-type POTRA domain-containing protein, which translates to MEIKTGKAHGESDSPAVVVPPDRGRPARKMTAQKLPRGRNVVARLLAVFKVLAAVSIVALAIVAGFATYRYIDTANMFRLRNIRVDGCLHSDPGAIEAIVRQSFPASTNILRIDLNHLRSHLEQQPWIRSVEIRRILPSGLNIYVRERVPSVIADIGGELQLLDSEGVLLDHYDPAYGKLDIPVFSGLRGDDVEAYKVLQEENSSRVRIGVEVLTELAAGSPDFTRAISEIDLSDPSNVKVLLVDDTAEVFLGDRDFFKRFQMFMSNLSDYQDLKAQGKEVATVDLRFDSQIVYRLKHPADEQGDAKAKMIRN; encoded by the coding sequence ATGGAAATCAAAACCGGCAAGGCGCACGGTGAGAGCGACAGCCCCGCAGTCGTCGTTCCCCCCGACAGAGGCCGCCCTGCGCGCAAAATGACGGCTCAAAAACTCCCGCGCGGCAGGAACGTGGTCGCCCGTCTCCTTGCTGTATTCAAAGTGCTGGCAGCAGTGAGCATCGTGGCTCTGGCGATCGTGGCCGGATTTGCGACCTATCGCTATATTGACACCGCGAACATGTTCAGGCTCCGCAATATCCGCGTCGACGGCTGCCTGCACTCCGACCCGGGAGCGATTGAGGCAATTGTGCGGCAGAGCTTCCCGGCCAGCACCAATATCCTCCGTATCGACTTGAACCACCTGCGCTCGCATCTGGAGCAGCAGCCCTGGATTCGCAGTGTGGAAATCCGCCGGATTCTGCCGTCGGGCCTGAATATCTACGTGCGGGAGCGTGTTCCCTCGGTGATCGCCGATATCGGCGGCGAGCTTCAGTTACTCGACAGCGAGGGGGTGCTGCTCGATCACTACGATCCCGCGTATGGCAAGCTCGACATCCCCGTTTTCAGCGGCCTTCGGGGCGACGATGTCGAGGCCTATAAGGTACTCCAGGAGGAGAACTCGTCCCGTGTGCGCATCGGTGTCGAGGTGCTGACCGAACTTGCGGCCGGCTCGCCTGACTTCACGCGCGCCATTTCCGAGATCGATCTCTCGGATCCCTCGAACGTAAAGGTTCTGCTCGTGGACGATACCGCGGAAGTATTCCTGGGCGACCGCGACTTTTTCAAACGTTTCCAGATGTTCATGTCCAATCTTTCGGATTATCAGGATCTGAAAGCCCAGGGCAAGGAAGTCGCGACCGTGGATCTGCGCTTCGACAGTCAGATCGTATATCGTCTGAAACACCCGGCAGATGAGCAGGGGGACGCAAAGGCAAAGATGATCCGGAATTAA
- the ftsA gene encoding cell division protein FtsA, with protein MAVSKKDRIVCGLDVGTDKVCCLIARVRQDDCLEVLGIGYAQSAGLKKGVVVNLEEAASAIRRAAQEAELKSSHSVDWVIVGVSGDHIQSFNCHGAVSINGKHHEVTADDVAQVIRAAQTVPITPEREVIHVLPQEFFLDNRGDIRNAVGLTGLRLDVDVHVVTCDNSLTQNLINAVNKAQMRVRKVVLPQLASAQAVLTPDEKELGTALIDIGAGTTDIALITRDAIRYSYVLPVGGLHFTWDLAVGLRTPIEEAERIKKEFGCVLVEQIADDEVIEFAGLATRAIRDLPRRTVCAILQARAVEVLELIKDRIGHSGFGDQLVSGVVLTGGGSMLDGMIPLAEKILEMPVRQGMPHNLPGLAEELVHPVFATAVGLAMFAIPAGGERRTHPGKASTTPWFVSRFLSWVGS; from the coding sequence GTGGCTGTGAGCAAAAAAGACCGAATTGTCTGCGGTTTGGATGTCGGGACCGACAAGGTCTGCTGCCTGATCGCCCGCGTCCGGCAGGACGACTGTCTGGAAGTGTTGGGCATTGGATACGCGCAATCGGCCGGCTTGAAGAAGGGCGTGGTCGTGAACCTGGAGGAGGCGGCCTCCGCTATCCGCAGGGCCGCCCAGGAAGCGGAGCTGAAATCATCCCACTCAGTGGATTGGGTCATAGTCGGGGTTTCCGGGGATCACATTCAGAGCTTCAATTGCCACGGCGCCGTATCCATCAACGGGAAGCATCATGAAGTGACCGCCGACGATGTCGCTCAGGTCATCCGGGCAGCCCAGACGGTTCCCATTACGCCCGAACGCGAGGTCATCCACGTGCTGCCGCAGGAATTCTTTCTGGACAACCGGGGCGACATCCGCAATGCCGTCGGACTCACCGGGCTGCGGCTGGATGTGGATGTCCACGTGGTCACGTGCGACAACTCGCTGACCCAGAACCTGATCAATGCCGTGAACAAGGCGCAAATGCGCGTCAGGAAGGTCGTCCTGCCGCAGCTCGCCAGCGCCCAGGCGGTCCTGACACCCGACGAAAAGGAGTTGGGAACGGCTCTGATCGACATCGGCGCGGGCACGACCGACATCGCGCTGATCACCCGCGATGCCATCCGCTACAGCTATGTGCTGCCGGTCGGAGGCCTGCATTTTACCTGGGACCTGGCTGTGGGCCTGAGAACTCCGATCGAGGAGGCCGAGCGTATCAAAAAGGAGTTCGGCTGCGTTCTGGTCGAACAGATCGCCGACGACGAGGTAATCGAGTTTGCCGGGCTCGCCACGCGCGCGATCCGCGACCTCCCGCGCCGCACCGTCTGCGCTATCCTGCAAGCACGTGCCGTCGAGGTGCTGGAGCTTATCAAGGACCGGATCGGACATTCCGGATTCGGCGACCAGCTTGTGTCCGGTGTCGTGCTCACAGGCGGGGGCAGCATGCTCGACGGGATGATTCCGCTGGCGGAGAAGATTCTCGAAATGCCCGTGCGGCAAGGCATGCCCCACAACCTCCCCGGATTGGCGGAAGAATTGGTTCACCCGGTATTCGCTACCGCCGTAGGGCTCGCCATGTTCGCGATCCCGGCCGGCGGGGAGCGCAGAACTCACCCCGGCAAGGCAAGCACCACACCCTGGTTTGTAAGCAGATTCCTGTCATGGGTAGGCAGTTAG
- the ftsZ gene encoding cell division protein FtsZ has product MQVEKLRFDETAPKFSFDTDRQPPAKIKVIGIGGAGGNAVNRMIQARIEGVDFIAANTDLQALRNSIAPIKLQIGAKLTSGLGCGAIPERGRQAALEDTERIIEVLDGADMVFITGGMGGGTGTGAAPVIASLATELSALTVGVVTKPFNFEGKKRMAHADQGISELKEVVDTLITIPNERLLYAMGADALLEDSFRYADDVLCQAVQGISDIITMPGVVNVDFADVRTVMAGRGMALMGTGIAEGENRAVEAAQRAIASPLLEETSIRGAKGVLINITATRNSLRLQEVDAAAKIIEEAANAEDTIFGAVYDETMGDRIKITVIATGFNVRAASEALRTSNVIPLSSSGDGIARALEHHAASEKSIDYRLASIKNDLDEPAFLRRRAEK; this is encoded by the coding sequence ATGCAAGTGGAGAAGCTGCGGTTTGACGAAACGGCACCAAAATTCAGTTTTGACACGGACAGGCAGCCCCCAGCCAAGATCAAGGTGATCGGCATCGGCGGCGCCGGCGGTAACGCGGTAAACCGCATGATCCAGGCGAGAATCGAGGGGGTGGATTTCATCGCCGCGAACACCGACCTCCAGGCGCTGCGTAACTCGATCGCTCCCATCAAGCTCCAGATCGGAGCGAAGCTCACCAGCGGCCTCGGCTGCGGCGCGATCCCTGAGCGCGGGCGCCAGGCTGCGCTCGAAGATACCGAACGCATCATCGAGGTGCTCGACGGCGCCGACATGGTTTTCATCACCGGCGGCATGGGAGGCGGCACCGGCACCGGCGCAGCGCCCGTCATCGCCAGCCTGGCGACCGAGCTGAGCGCCCTCACGGTCGGCGTGGTCACCAAGCCGTTCAACTTTGAAGGCAAGAAGCGGATGGCCCATGCGGACCAGGGCATCAGTGAGCTGAAAGAGGTCGTAGACACCCTGATCACCATCCCGAACGAGCGGCTCCTGTACGCGATGGGCGCCGACGCTCTGCTTGAGGATTCCTTCCGCTACGCCGACGATGTCCTCTGCCAGGCGGTCCAGGGAATCTCCGACATCATCACCATGCCCGGCGTGGTCAACGTCGACTTCGCAGACGTCCGCACGGTCATGGCCGGCAGGGGCATGGCACTGATGGGGACGGGCATCGCCGAAGGCGAGAACCGCGCCGTGGAAGCGGCTCAGCGCGCGATCGCCAGTCCGCTCCTGGAGGAAACCTCAATCCGGGGCGCCAAGGGCGTTCTCATCAACATAACGGCGACGCGCAACTCCCTCCGGCTGCAGGAAGTCGATGCCGCCGCCAAGATCATCGAGGAGGCCGCCAATGCCGAGGATACGATATTCGGGGCGGTCTATGACGAGACCATGGGGGATCGGATCAAGATCACCGTCATCGCCACGGGATTCAACGTCAGAGCCGCAAGCGAGGCGCTGCGGACTTCCAACGTCATCCCGCTGAGCTCCTCTGGCGACGGGATCGCGCGCGCGCTCGAACATCATGCGGCCTCGGAGAAATCGATCGATTATCGACTGGCATCGATCAAAAACGACCTCGACGAACCGGCCTTCCTGCGCCGGCGCGCTGAGAAGTAG
- a CDS encoding rhomboid family intramembrane serine protease: MPYYSYNSPSVSFGGPITKSIRTLIAINVLVFVLQWLTRAAGSSFIEAYFGLIPWRITHEFMIWQFVSYMFLHDTHQLMHIFINMLTLYMFGNDLERAWGSKRFLTYYFVTGIGAGFCSFLLGVNSPTATIGASGAIYGLLLAYGLLYPNRLVYLYFLFPIKVKWFVLFMGGLAFLFSVTGSEQGVSNIAHLGGILVGLVFLKGGAWIQRFQLYHAHRKREELKRQFEVYYGEVRRKIDDKNKTTIH; the protein is encoded by the coding sequence ATGCCTTATTATTCTTACAATTCGCCTTCGGTTTCCTTTGGTGGCCCCATAACCAAGAGCATCAGAACGCTGATTGCGATCAACGTCCTGGTATTTGTCCTGCAGTGGTTGACCCGGGCGGCGGGCAGCAGTTTTATCGAAGCATATTTCGGACTGATTCCCTGGCGCATTACCCACGAATTCATGATCTGGCAGTTCGTCAGCTACATGTTTCTCCATGACACGCACCAGTTGATGCACATCTTCATCAACATGCTCACCCTGTACATGTTCGGGAATGATCTGGAACGGGCATGGGGCTCGAAGCGCTTTCTCACCTATTATTTCGTTACGGGAATCGGTGCCGGTTTTTGCTCGTTTCTCTTGGGCGTTAACAGCCCCACCGCCACCATAGGGGCATCCGGCGCGATCTACGGCCTGCTGCTCGCGTATGGGCTGCTTTATCCGAACCGGCTCGTCTACCTCTACTTTCTTTTCCCCATAAAGGTCAAATGGTTCGTGCTCTTCATGGGCGGCCTTGCATTTCTGTTTTCGGTCACCGGAAGTGAACAGGGAGTGTCAAATATCGCGCACCTCGGCGGCATCCTGGTCGGCCTCGTGTTCCTCAAGGGAGGCGCGTGGATCCAGCGATTCCAGCTTTACCACGCCCATCGGAAACGGGAGGAACTGAAGCGACAATTCGAAGTTTACTATGGCGAGGTCAGGCGCAAGATCGACGACAAGAACAAAACCACTATTCATTGA
- the rph gene encoding ribonuclease PH: MRIDGRNPDAMREVRIELDYTKHAEGSVLISLGDTRVLCTCSIEDKVPPFLYKSNQGWVTAEYGMVPRSTNTRSPREAARGKQSGRTVEIQRLIGRSLRSVVNLPLLGTRSLLVDCDVIQADGGTRTASITGGFLALAIAINRLLERKLLEYSPIVDFIAATSVGMIDEVPCLDLNYEEDSSAAVDMNLVMTGSGRFVEIQGTAEKQPFTADQLQTLIALGSLGIGRLIRAQRSALEARGIDLRRLCGS; the protein is encoded by the coding sequence ATGAGAATTGACGGGCGAAACCCCGACGCGATGCGGGAAGTGCGGATCGAGCTGGATTATACCAAGCACGCCGAAGGGTCGGTGCTGATCAGCCTTGGTGACACCAGGGTATTATGCACCTGCAGCATCGAAGACAAGGTGCCCCCCTTCCTCTATAAATCAAACCAGGGTTGGGTGACTGCGGAGTACGGGATGGTTCCCCGCTCGACCAACACGCGCTCACCCCGTGAGGCGGCGCGCGGCAAACAGTCGGGCCGCACGGTCGAGATTCAGCGCCTTATCGGCCGCTCGCTGCGCAGCGTGGTCAATCTTCCGCTCCTGGGGACCCGCAGCCTGCTGGTCGATTGCGACGTGATTCAGGCCGACGGCGGAACCCGCACTGCATCCATCACCGGCGGGTTTCTGGCGCTCGCTATCGCGATCAACAGACTTCTGGAACGGAAGCTGCTGGAATACTCGCCTATTGTGGATTTCATCGCCGCCACCAGCGTTGGCATGATCGACGAGGTCCCGTGCCTGGACCTGAACTACGAGGAGGATTCCAGCGCCGCCGTGGACATGAACCTGGTCATGACCGGAAGCGGCCGCTTCGTCGAAATCCAGGGGACGGCCGAGAAACAGCCGTTTACGGCAGATCAGTTGCAGACTTTGATCGCGCTGGGTTCCCTGGGAATCGGGCGGTTGATCCGGGCACAAAGGTCGGCCCTGGAGGCGCGTGGCATCGACCTCCGCCGCCTCTGCGGGTCGTGA
- the rdgB gene encoding RdgB/HAM1 family non-canonical purine NTP pyrophosphatase: MKRVKNQSLTPTIVLATHNPGKLREFRALMEPAGWEIIGLSDLSIKTDVEETGGSFAENARLKALSYSRDTDLPVLADDSGLEVFSLGGRPGVGSARYAGPGASDADRVRKLLAELEHTPGSRSARFVCALALAQWGVLLLETEGECRGEITAEPRGSQGFGYDPVFWVPELGRTYAELDKEEKNLHSHRAHAARALLDKLGRR, translated from the coding sequence ATGAAAAGAGTGAAAAATCAGAGCCTGACTCCGACCATCGTCCTGGCCACGCATAACCCAGGGAAGCTCCGCGAGTTCCGGGCTCTCATGGAGCCGGCGGGATGGGAGATCATCGGATTGTCGGATCTTTCCATCAAGACAGATGTGGAGGAAACCGGGGGCTCGTTTGCTGAGAACGCGCGCCTGAAAGCGCTCAGTTACTCTCGAGACACGGATCTTCCCGTCCTTGCCGATGATTCGGGGCTCGAAGTCTTTTCTCTCGGCGGCAGGCCTGGAGTCGGTTCCGCGCGCTACGCGGGCCCCGGCGCCTCGGATGCGGATCGCGTGCGCAAGCTTCTGGCGGAGCTGGAACATACTCCGGGATCGCGGTCAGCCCGATTCGTCTGCGCCCTGGCGCTGGCACAATGGGGAGTCCTTCTGCTCGAAACGGAAGGTGAGTGCCGTGGTGAAATCACGGCGGAGCCGCGGGGCAGTCAAGGCTTCGGCTACGATCCTGTCTTTTGGGTACCCGAGCTGGGGAGAACTTACGCTGAGCTGGACAAAGAGGAGAAGAATCTGCACAGCCACCGCGCGCACGCGGCCAGGGCGCTCCTGGATAAGCTCGGGCGACGATGA
- a CDS encoding asparagine synthase — MIGGYIYSHCDRDMEGRLAHKLGPSQKRIQAWDNGYLFYDEPFRSEQTSCLAADQVILLSEDILVTSAADGKYRRLRLEKDFCETVAKSETEAFNAIQSDCRMAVLCKKDSDKFLYLVSNRAGSGRIYYHKVKSGVIFSSDLRFLLSLVPFDVSYLGIYSLLKYGAIPEPLTINESIAAVPPAHYLKYDVNTGQQAALPFFRFQFAFEHDGDLTGVAEVNLDPVKNALRKSARFLGENQPAMLLSGGIDSSLYGCYLSQASNDRLRAFYCAFGPEDPELQFAKAIAERIGTTLQVAVMQKSDALNILDDVVRLTDHPFSDFSSLPTAFVLKYIREHLTGQDIVVECNGGDDCFGFPDLQNETKYALKHRFPRSLKKVISALLRHSPHWKWESREGALARVAAISDVHELTPLNYFLVLAPVNYLNLETPGEWDETLGDVMESVFADCDGGQAKLGYHARITVRQLLHVNSRRWAAKALSTGQSLGLRIVYPYIWQDILVEQGKLPWNAKVHNGVVKWPLKKLLEEYMPQTFIYRKKSGFVPPFARWLTDRDFNQKVRDIVLNRNGFVTRIVPARVLEELLSDASNGKKLRFPILNFLWGAIFAESWIQEQKRRD, encoded by the coding sequence ATGATCGGCGGATATATCTACAGCCATTGCGACAGGGACATGGAAGGACGCCTGGCACACAAATTGGGTCCCTCGCAGAAAAGGATCCAGGCATGGGACAACGGCTACCTGTTTTATGACGAGCCCTTTCGAAGCGAGCAGACATCGTGCCTGGCCGCAGATCAGGTAATCCTGTTAAGCGAGGACATATTGGTGACCTCGGCTGCCGACGGCAAGTATCGTCGGCTCCGCCTCGAAAAAGACTTCTGCGAGACCGTTGCAAAATCGGAAACCGAGGCTTTCAATGCCATCCAGAGCGACTGTCGGATGGCGGTTCTATGCAAGAAGGATTCCGACAAGTTCCTCTATCTGGTCTCCAACAGGGCGGGGTCGGGGAGGATCTATTATCACAAGGTGAAGTCGGGCGTCATCTTTTCCTCCGATTTGCGATTCCTTTTGTCACTCGTTCCTTTCGATGTAAGCTATCTGGGCATCTACTCCCTGCTGAAGTACGGGGCGATCCCCGAACCTCTTACCATCAACGAAAGCATCGCTGCGGTGCCGCCGGCCCACTACCTCAAGTATGACGTGAACACCGGTCAGCAGGCGGCCCTTCCCTTTTTCAGGTTTCAATTCGCCTTCGAACATGACGGTGATCTTACCGGAGTCGCCGAGGTGAATCTCGACCCGGTCAAGAATGCGCTTCGGAAGTCCGCAAGATTTCTGGGAGAGAATCAGCCCGCCATGTTGCTGAGTGGGGGCATTGACTCAAGTTTATACGGCTGCTACTTGAGCCAGGCAAGCAATGACCGCCTCCGGGCGTTTTATTGCGCGTTTGGACCGGAGGATCCGGAGCTGCAATTCGCCAAAGCAATCGCCGAGCGCATCGGGACCACACTGCAGGTTGCAGTAATGCAGAAATCCGATGCTCTGAACATCCTGGACGATGTGGTCCGCCTGACGGATCACCCCTTTTCTGATTTTTCGAGTCTGCCGACGGCCTTCGTTTTGAAATACATAAGGGAACATCTGACCGGCCAGGATATCGTGGTCGAGTGTAATGGCGGTGATGATTGTTTCGGATTTCCTGACCTGCAAAATGAAACGAAATATGCGCTTAAGCACCGTTTCCCGAGATCCCTCAAGAAGGTGATCTCTGCGCTGCTCAGGCATTCACCCCATTGGAAGTGGGAATCCAGGGAGGGAGCACTGGCGAGAGTTGCGGCCATCTCGGATGTTCATGAATTGACGCCGCTGAACTACTTCCTGGTCCTGGCGCCGGTAAACTATTTGAACCTGGAAACACCCGGGGAATGGGACGAAACGCTGGGGGATGTGATGGAGAGCGTATTTGCCGACTGCGACGGAGGGCAAGCAAAGCTCGGCTATCATGCGAGAATAACCGTCAGGCAGTTGCTCCATGTGAACAGCCGCAGGTGGGCGGCAAAGGCGTTATCGACCGGTCAGAGCCTGGGTCTCAGGATTGTATACCCTTACATATGGCAGGACATTCTGGTGGAACAGGGGAAATTGCCCTGGAATGCCAAGGTTCACAACGGCGTTGTTAAATGGCCCTTGAAGAAACTCCTCGAAGAATACATGCCGCAAACGTTCATCTACAGAAAAAAGAGCGGATTTGTGCCTCCTTTTGCCCGTTGGCTGACCGACAGGGATTTCAATCAGAAAGTGCGCGACATTGTGCTGAACAGAAACGGCTTTGTGACCAGGATCGTTCCCGCGCGCGTGTTGGAAGAGTTGCTCTCGGATGCCTCGAATGGAAAGAAGTTGAGGTTTCCCATCCTGAACTTTCTCTGGGGGGCGATATTTGCAGAGTCCTGGATCCAGGAGCAGAAACGCCGGGATTGA
- a CDS encoding MoaD/ThiS family protein: MNVTVRTFADFRELLGKELVISLPDGQTVRELLQVLGKRHAAFLPGILEDDGQLRPYVNILENGRNVRFLDDLETRLAEGDIIAIFPPVAGG, translated from the coding sequence ATGAACGTGACCGTGAGAACGTTCGCTGACTTCCGCGAGCTTCTGGGGAAGGAGCTGGTGATTTCCCTGCCGGACGGGCAGACTGTGCGCGAGTTGTTGCAGGTCCTGGGAAAGCGGCACGCGGCGTTCTTGCCCGGGATTCTGGAAGACGACGGGCAGCTGAGACCTTACGTCAACATCCTGGAAAACGGCAGGAATGTCAGATTTCTCGACGATCTCGAAACCAGACTGGCGGAGGGGGATATCATTGCCATTTTCCCTCCGGTTGCGGGCGGGTAG
- a CDS encoding HesA/MoeB/ThiF family protein, with the protein MLTVSELDHYSRQIPVLGEEGQERLRKASIFVAGAGGLSAAICGYLAAAGVGCIRIADPDSVDISNLNRQIFYRGCDVGKTKATVLQERLISLNPHIQVHALITKLDDANAEQLVGDASLLLDALDNFPSRHVLNRVALRLGIPLVHGAVREFYGQVTTIVPYQTPCLSCIWGDYPSAAATPILGATCGVIGSVQATEAVKVLTGKGENLFNRLFVWDGLRIEVDIFQLERNPACPDCGSRRHERDRENVR; encoded by the coding sequence ATGCTGACCGTGTCCGAACTGGACCACTACAGCCGCCAAATTCCCGTGCTGGGCGAGGAGGGACAGGAAAGGCTCCGAAAGGCCTCGATTTTTGTTGCCGGCGCCGGCGGTTTGAGCGCAGCCATATGCGGCTACCTTGCAGCGGCCGGGGTCGGTTGTATCCGCATCGCGGATCCCGACAGTGTAGATATCAGCAACCTGAATCGGCAAATATTCTACCGTGGCTGTGACGTAGGGAAAACCAAGGCCACGGTTCTGCAGGAACGCCTCATTTCGCTGAATCCCCATATACAGGTGCATGCCCTTATCACCAAACTGGACGATGCCAATGCGGAGCAGTTAGTGGGCGATGCTTCGTTATTGCTGGATGCCTTGGACAATTTCCCGAGCCGGCACGTCTTGAACAGGGTTGCGCTGCGCCTGGGCATTCCTCTGGTTCATGGTGCGGTGCGGGAGTTCTACGGACAGGTAACTACCATCGTCCCATACCAGACCCCATGTCTGTCATGCATTTGGGGCGACTATCCTTCGGCAGCGGCCACTCCCATTCTCGGCGCTACTTGCGGCGTGATCGGCTCCGTTCAGGCAACGGAAGCCGTCAAGGTCCTGACAGGGAAAGGGGAGAATCTTTTCAATCGCCTGTTTGTCTGGGACGGTCTGCGGATCGAAGTGGATATTTTTCAGCTGGAGAGGAATCCGGCCTGTCCGGACTGCGGGAGCAGGCGCCATGAACGTGACCGTGAGAACGTTCGCTGA